A section of the Virgibacillus sp. NKC19-3 genome encodes:
- a CDS encoding ABC transporter permease produces MGFVELLQSIIPPALFFSAPLIFTALGGVFSERSGVVNIGLEGLMVMGAFVGIVFNLAFADVFGVWTPWVSIIIATIISALFSIIHAVAAVSFRANQVVSGVAINFLALGLGVFLTKQWFGKGQTDMVSQPFYTTDIPLLANIPIIGPILFQNIYVSSYLAIILAIVAWYILYKTPFGLRLRAVGEHPMAADTNGINVSKMRYIAVIVSGAMGGLGGSVFALTIALNFSHATIVGQGFMALAAVIFGKWHPLGAMGAALFFGFAQSLSVIGGGIPLLADVPQVFLLIAPYVLTILALAGFIGRAEAPGANGEPYIKGSR; encoded by the coding sequence ATGGGATTCGTTGAACTTTTACAATCGATTATTCCACCGGCACTTTTCTTTTCAGCCCCTCTGATATTTACAGCACTAGGTGGCGTATTTAGTGAAAGATCAGGCGTAGTAAACATTGGTTTAGAAGGTTTAATGGTAATGGGAGCCTTCGTGGGAATTGTATTTAATTTAGCATTTGCTGATGTTTTTGGCGTCTGGACCCCGTGGGTATCCATTATTATTGCTACCATTATTTCAGCGCTATTTTCCATTATTCATGCGGTGGCTGCTGTTTCTTTTAGGGCTAATCAAGTAGTAAGCGGTGTAGCAATCAATTTCTTAGCGTTAGGTCTAGGTGTTTTCTTAACAAAACAATGGTTTGGAAAGGGACAGACTGATATGGTATCCCAACCATTTTATACGACGGATATTCCCTTGTTGGCTAATATCCCAATTATCGGTCCTATATTGTTCCAAAATATATATGTATCATCCTATCTTGCCATTATACTCGCAATTGTAGCCTGGTATATATTATATAAGACACCATTTGGCTTACGTTTACGTGCTGTGGGAGAGCATCCAATGGCAGCAGATACAAATGGTATTAATGTTTCCAAAATGCGCTACATTGCAGTTATTGTTTCAGGTGCAATGGGAGGATTAGGCGGATCTGTATTCGCGCTTACGATCGCTTTAAACTTTTCTCACGCTACGATTGTTGGTCAGGGATTCATGGCACTTGCGGCAGTTATTTTTGGGAAGTGGCATCCACTGGGCGCAATGGGTGCAGCATTATTTTTTGGCTTTGCTCAAAGTTTGAGTGTGATTGGTGGGGGAATTCCGCTTCTTGCCGATGTGCCACAGGTGTTTTTGCTAATTGCACCATATGTCCTTACTATTCTTGCTTTAGCAGGCTTTATCGGTCGTGCTGAAGCTCCAGGGGCAAATGGAGAACCGTATATTAAAGGCAGCAGATAA
- the yfmH gene encoding EF-P 5-aminopentanol modification-associated protein YfmH — MHKQTYSDISETLYAAKLENGLSVYLLPKHEMAKTYGVFSTNYGSIDQTFTPIGESGKITVPEGVAHFLEHKLFEKEDRDVFADFGKQAASPNAYTSFTKTAYLFAATNHIEKNVETLIDFVQDPYFSEESVEKEKGIIAQEIKMYDDQPDSQSFMGTMKALFQNHPVNIDIAGTVDSINTITKDDLYTCYNTFYHPENMTLFIAGNFDADSMMNLIQSNQQAKEFKKMDHIEREFPDEPTEVAMKENKLVMPVSIPKCTIGIKELSTALKGEAFLKKDLLQGMIMDHYFSKGGTFYQMLYNEALIDGSFFFETNLEKNFGYSLIGSNTDRPDEFAGKVKELLLSTNTASITMEELERMKKKQIGQLLRAMNSLEFIANQYIHYHTLDIDLFEVIPTLQSITLQEVNDFVQDWIKEDRISVCTIAAE, encoded by the coding sequence ATGCATAAACAAACGTACAGTGATATTTCGGAAACCTTATATGCAGCAAAATTGGAGAATGGGTTATCCGTTTATTTATTGCCAAAACATGAGATGGCTAAAACATACGGCGTATTCTCAACAAATTATGGGTCCATTGATCAGACGTTTACTCCAATTGGAGAAAGTGGAAAAATTACAGTTCCAGAAGGAGTCGCTCATTTTTTAGAGCATAAATTATTTGAAAAAGAGGACAGAGATGTTTTTGCAGATTTTGGAAAACAAGCCGCTTCTCCAAATGCCTATACCTCATTTACGAAAACAGCTTATTTATTTGCTGCTACCAATCATATTGAAAAAAATGTAGAGACATTAATTGATTTCGTTCAGGATCCCTATTTTTCAGAGGAATCCGTTGAAAAGGAAAAAGGAATTATTGCACAAGAAATCAAGATGTATGATGATCAGCCGGATTCACAATCATTCATGGGGACAATGAAAGCCCTGTTTCAAAATCATCCTGTAAATATAGATATAGCAGGTACGGTGGATTCCATTAACACGATTACAAAAGATGATTTGTATACTTGTTATAACACGTTTTATCATCCGGAGAATATGACATTATTTATTGCTGGAAATTTTGATGCTGATAGTATGATGAATTTGATTCAATCAAATCAACAAGCAAAAGAGTTTAAGAAGATGGATCATATAGAAAGAGAATTTCCGGATGAGCCAACAGAAGTTGCTATGAAAGAAAATAAACTTGTCATGCCGGTATCTATTCCGAAATGTACCATTGGAATTAAGGAATTATCCACTGCATTAAAAGGAGAGGCATTTTTGAAAAAGGATTTACTGCAAGGTATGATTATGGATCATTACTTTTCCAAAGGCGGGACATTTTATCAAATGTTATATAATGAAGCGCTTATTGATGGCAGTTTCTTTTTTGAGACCAATTTAGAGAAGAATTTCGGATATTCTTTAATAGGAAGTAATACGGATCGACCGGATGAATTCGCAGGGAAGGTGAAAGAACTATTATTGTCAACAAATACCGCATCGATTACAATGGAAGAATTGGAGCGTATGAAGAAAAAACAAATCGGTCAATTATTACGTGCAATGAATTCGTTGGAATTTATTGCAAATCAATATATTCATTATCATACGCTGGATATCGATTTATTTGAAGTGATTCCTACCCTACAATCCATAACACTTCAGGAAGTAAATGACTTCGTACAAGATTGGATCAAGGAAGATCGTATATCTGTATGTACTATAGCTGCGGAGTAA
- the yfmF gene encoding EF-P 5-aminopentanol modification-associated protein YfmF yields MNKVEERKVNENGLNLHFIQSKKFKTMNIVVKLKAPLTRETITNRALLPYILKQGTKTYPSRKELQLKLDALYGAVLSIDGAKKGENHVISIRLEVANEKFIPEESSIMDEGIALMSELLFHPNASNHSFEPKTFNREKDTLRQRMNSIKDNKMSYANMRLIDEMCEGEPYHIHVHGYEEDLNAITKESLYDYYQSMLREDQLDIYVLGDFDEAKVKKKITESMKRHTSDSKPQQEIITKNNTKPKEIIEEQNIQQAKLHIGYRTNTTFHDEDYFALHVFNGIFGGFPSSKLFINVREKNSLAYYAASRFESHKGLLFVLSGIAPNDFEKARDIIKLQMKEMKDGNFTETEINETKELIVNQLLETMDNPQGLIELLYQQVLGEKELNPEELIATIKTVTKDNVVEVANKIEEDTVYLLTSEGGKSDA; encoded by the coding sequence ATGAATAAGGTTGAAGAAAGAAAAGTCAATGAAAATGGATTGAATCTCCATTTTATTCAAAGTAAAAAGTTTAAAACAATGAATATTGTGGTTAAATTAAAAGCACCATTAACACGTGAGACGATAACCAATAGAGCATTACTACCCTATATTCTGAAACAAGGGACAAAAACGTATCCGAGCAGAAAGGAACTTCAATTGAAATTAGATGCGTTATATGGAGCAGTCCTTTCCATTGATGGAGCCAAAAAAGGCGAAAATCATGTTATTAGTATTCGTCTGGAGGTGGCAAATGAAAAGTTTATCCCGGAAGAATCATCTATTATGGATGAAGGAATTGCGTTAATGAGTGAACTTTTATTTCATCCGAATGCGTCCAATCATTCCTTTGAACCGAAAACGTTTAATCGGGAAAAAGACACCTTAAGACAAAGAATGAATTCCATTAAGGATAATAAAATGAGCTATGCCAATATGCGTTTAATTGACGAAATGTGTGAAGGGGAACCCTATCATATCCATGTACATGGATATGAAGAGGACTTAAATGCGATAACGAAAGAATCATTATATGACTATTATCAATCGATGCTCAGAGAAGATCAGTTGGATATCTACGTACTCGGTGATTTTGACGAAGCAAAAGTGAAGAAAAAAATTACCGAATCCATGAAACGACATACGTCAGATTCCAAACCGCAGCAAGAAATAATAACGAAGAATAATACGAAGCCGAAAGAAATCATCGAAGAGCAAAATATTCAACAGGCAAAATTGCATATAGGTTACCGAACAAATACGACATTTCATGATGAAGATTATTTCGCCCTTCATGTTTTTAATGGTATTTTTGGTGGGTTTCCTAGTTCGAAATTATTTATCAATGTGAGAGAAAAAAACAGTCTAGCTTACTATGCTGCCTCTCGATTTGAAAGCCATAAAGGTCTATTATTTGTTTTAAGCGGGATTGCTCCAAATGACTTTGAAAAGGCCAGAGATATTATAAAACTGCAAATGAAGGAAATGAAAGATGGCAATTTTACGGAAACTGAAATAAATGAAACGAAAGAATTAATCGTTAATCAGTTATTGGAAACAATGGATAATCCACAGGGTTTAATTGAACTTCTGTATCAACAAGTGCTGGGAGAGAAAGAATTGAATCCAGAGGAATTAATTGCAACTATTAAAACAGTAACCAAAGACAATGTTGTGGAAGTTGCGAATAAAATAGAAGAAGATACAGTTTACCTATTAACAAGTGAGGGAGGAAAGTCCGATGCATAA